The Gammaproteobacteria bacterium genome has a segment encoding these proteins:
- a CDS encoding SirB2 family protein, which produces MLWLLKVHVLTVTLSISGFVLRLYWMWRESPWLHARWVRIAPHVNDTLLLLSGISLAAVTQLYPWQQSWLLTKLVALIVYILLGMVALRLGLTRAVRLMAGIGAIAVFVYIVAVAKTRSVVPL; this is translated from the coding sequence ATGCTGTGGCTGCTCAAAGTGCATGTGCTGACCGTGACGTTGTCGATCAGCGGATTTGTGCTGCGCCTGTACTGGATGTGGCGGGAATCGCCGTGGCTGCACGCCCGCTGGGTGCGTATTGCTCCGCACGTCAACGACACCCTGCTGCTGTTGTCGGGTATTTCGCTGGCGGCGGTCACGCAGCTGTATCCCTGGCAGCAGTCCTGGCTACTGACCAAGCTCGTCGCCCTGATCGTCTACATCCTGCTGGGTATGGTGGCCCTGCGCCTGGGGCTGACCCGGGCGGTGCGGTTAATGGCGGGCATCGGTGCCATCGCCGTGTTCGTTTATATCGTGGCCGTGGCCAAGACCCGGTCCGTCGTACCGTTGTAA
- a CDS encoding hemerythrin domain-containing protein, with translation MMLWPNSPEAGFDDPLAMLAACHERIARHCDTLERLAAHIEQMGIDEDARVAAAQVLKYFSTAAPDHHADEEQDLFPRLRSHPEWRQEEEDMLLRLATEHREQDAAWISLRPGLEDIAQGRLPPQPLPVARFVELQRSHLEFENRHLLPLARRVLNVQDLRDMGHAMRARRGLG, from the coding sequence ATGATGCTGTGGCCGAACAGCCCCGAGGCCGGTTTCGACGATCCGCTCGCCATGCTTGCGGCCTGTCATGAGCGCATCGCCCGGCATTGCGACACACTTGAGCGCCTGGCGGCACATATCGAGCAAATGGGTATCGATGAGGACGCGCGGGTCGCGGCGGCGCAGGTGCTGAAATATTTCTCCACGGCGGCGCCCGATCATCATGCCGACGAGGAGCAGGACCTGTTCCCGCGTCTGCGCAGCCATCCCGAGTGGCGCCAGGAAGAGGAAGACATGCTGCTGCGCCTCGCGACCGAACATCGGGAGCAGGATGCGGCCTGGATATCGCTCAGGCCGGGACTGGAAGACATCGCGCAAGGCCGGTTGCCGCCGCAGCCTTTGCCTGTCGCACGGTTTGTTGAACTGCAGCGCAGCCATCTGGAGTTCGAAAACAGGCACCTGTTGCCGCTCGCCCGCCGCGTGCTGAACGTACAGGATCTACGCGACATGGGCCACGCAATGCGTGCCCGGCGCGGCTTGGGCTGA
- a CDS encoding glycine cleavage system protein H, producing the protein MGTEYRGCELPDDLLYDLDYVWARPEDDGTYTLGITDPAQTMAGRVQYFRFKQPGTHRAAGKPVARLESGKWAGGIPTPFDGTIVRINPEVEKNPGMVNVSPYTDAWVVVMKPDDPEQALSRLHTGQEAIEALKQWVDRYDIQCMRCAD; encoded by the coding sequence ATGGGCACCGAATACCGTGGCTGTGAACTGCCGGACGACCTGCTTTACGACCTGGACTATGTCTGGGCCCGGCCGGAAGACGACGGCACGTATACGCTCGGCATCACCGATCCGGCGCAGACCATGGCGGGGCGGGTACAGTATTTCCGCTTCAAGCAACCGGGCACCCACCGGGCCGCAGGCAAGCCGGTCGCGCGCCTCGAATCCGGCAAATGGGCGGGCGGGATCCCCACGCCTTTCGACGGCACGATCGTTCGCATCAATCCTGAGGTCGAAAAAAACCCGGGCATGGTCAATGTTTCTCCCTACACCGATGCCTGGGTCGTGGTCATGAAACCTGACGATCCCGAACAGGCGCTGTCACGGCTGCATACCGGCCAGGAAGCGATCGAGGCACTCAAACAATGGGTGGACCGCTATGACATCCAATGCATGCGTTGTGCGGATTAA
- a CDS encoding hemerythrin domain-containing protein: protein MSDFRVDLRECGGSSAHAYALSALRELRRGQEAELLAAEDPDMVLKAVNLDLRNALSWEQTESGPPLWRVRVRHRDDVEATELADLLTRDHERIDHLFANALHRLNAGDTATALPQFREYAQRLRNHVEAENEIIVPVLELPRAPSGDDPTSIMLREHDELIEQTHMIEEMLDEGMDDAGMLAPFFAIISGQLAKHEWREEQNLFPLWRHRLRADAALAAELFPKVRKLIKTGDEHR from the coding sequence ATGAGTGATTTTCGAGTCGATTTGCGTGAGTGCGGCGGTAGCTCCGCCCACGCCTATGCGCTGAGTGCACTGCGAGAGCTGCGCCGCGGCCAGGAGGCAGAACTGCTCGCCGCCGAGGACCCGGACATGGTGCTCAAGGCGGTCAATCTCGACCTGCGCAATGCGCTGAGCTGGGAGCAGACCGAGTCCGGGCCGCCGCTGTGGCGGGTGCGGGTGCGGCACCGCGACGACGTGGAGGCCACCGAACTGGCCGACCTGTTGACGCGTGATCACGAGCGTATCGACCATCTGTTCGCCAATGCCTTGCACCGTCTCAATGCCGGTGACACGGCGACGGCGTTGCCGCAGTTTCGCGAATATGCGCAACGTCTGCGCAACCACGTCGAGGCGGAGAACGAGATCATCGTACCGGTGCTCGAACTGCCGCGCGCGCCGAGCGGGGACGACCCGACCTCCATCATGCTGCGCGAGCACGACGAGCTGATCGAACAGACGCACATGATCGAGGAAATGCTGGACGAAGGCATGGACGATGCCGGCATGCTGGCACCCTTCTTCGCCATCATTTCCGGACAGCTTGCCAAGCACGAGTGGCGCGAGGAGCAAAACCTGTTCCCGCTCTGGCGACACCGGCTGCGCGCCGATGCCGCGCTGGCGGCGGAACTGTTCCCCAAGGTGCGCAAGCTCATCAAGACCGGAGACGAGCACCGCTGA
- a CDS encoding cbb3-type cytochrome c oxidase subunit I → MHPRNRLFITAALLYGLLGGLLMLAWLLWPAAIPGNIPRLHAHLMLLGFMAMMVYGVGLHVLPRFSGRPLYSERLANLQFYAANLGLWLMAVGWLLLSPVFLALGGLLSWLGIGLFTVNVLLTVRHYGPKGA, encoded by the coding sequence ATGCATCCCCGCAACCGCCTGTTCATCACCGCCGCACTGCTGTATGGCTTGCTGGGCGGTCTGCTCATGCTGGCCTGGTTGCTCTGGCCCGCCGCGATCCCCGGCAATATACCGCGCCTGCATGCCCACCTGATGCTACTCGGGTTCATGGCCATGATGGTCTACGGTGTCGGCCTGCATGTGCTGCCCCGATTCTCCGGGCGGCCACTGTATTCGGAACGCCTGGCGAACCTGCAGTTCTATGCCGCCAATCTTGGCTTGTGGCTGATGGCGGTCGGATGGCTGCTGCTGAGCCCCGTCTTCCTTGCGTTGGGTGGTCTGCTGTCCTGGCTTGGTATCGGCCTGTTCACAGTCAACGTCCTGCTGACCGTGCGGCACTACGGACCCAAAGGAGCCTGA
- a CDS encoding Crp/Fnr family transcriptional regulator — protein MQKEALKRYDLFASMEDAQIDDMLAGMRVVPLDAGAFLFRQSDPAQRFFVLETGVIKLFRLSPDGDEKVIEVIKAGESFAEAVMFMEANRYPVNAQALEESRVLAFENRRFYHWVKTDSALALRLLGSLSRRMHALVKEIDELTLHNAGYRLVNYLLNEAGEDSDGDITLSAPKQVVASRLAIKPETLSRIMARLRGEGLIEVEGNHIRLIDREALRRWLEAA, from the coding sequence ATGCAGAAGGAAGCCCTGAAACGTTATGACCTGTTTGCGTCCATGGAGGATGCGCAGATCGACGACATGCTGGCCGGCATGCGGGTTGTTCCGCTCGATGCGGGCGCCTTTTTGTTCCGCCAGAGCGATCCTGCGCAGCGTTTTTTTGTGCTGGAGACCGGTGTGATCAAGCTGTTCCGGCTCTCGCCCGACGGCGATGAAAAGGTGATCGAGGTGATCAAGGCAGGCGAATCCTTTGCCGAAGCAGTCATGTTCATGGAGGCCAACCGCTACCCCGTGAATGCACAGGCACTGGAGGAAAGTCGGGTGCTCGCGTTTGAGAACCGGCGCTTTTACCACTGGGTGAAAACCGATTCCGCCCTGGCCTTACGGTTGTTGGGCAGCCTGAGCCGTCGGATGCACGCACTGGTCAAGGAGATCGACGAGCTGACTCTGCACAACGCAGGTTATCGGCTGGTGAACTACCTGCTCAATGAAGCGGGCGAAGATTCGGATGGTGACATCACCCTGTCCGCGCCCAAGCAGGTGGTCGCCTCACGCCTGGCGATCAAGCCCGAGACACTGTCGCGCATCATGGCGCGCCTGAGAGGTGAGGGGCTGATCGAAGTGGAAGGCAACCACATACGCCTGATCGACCGGGAGGCATTGCGCCGATGGCTGGAGGCTGCCTGA